The genome window TGAATTAGATGCGAATTTTTGGGCAAAAGCAAAACTCGTAACACCACGGACAAAACAAGCTATTTCTTTAAGGGTTGATAGCGAAGTATTAGATTGGTTTAAAAGCCAAGGAAAAGGCTATCAATCTCTAATGAACGCTGTGCTGCGCTCTTATGTTGAACATCACGCAAAAAGCCGTGAATAAATAAATGTACGATCGCCCTTATCTTCCCAAAGCGCGTGAAGCGAAGCTATCCCCTAGGGAATCGCCCGTCTTGATTAAGCCTCAAACGGGTTAATCAGTGTGAGTTCAGCAATCCACCGAAAATCCCCTATATTTCTTGTTACTAAAGTTCTGTCATATACCAAAGCTGTTGCCGCAATAA of Oscillatoria nigro-viridis PCC 7112 contains these proteins:
- a CDS encoding BrnA antitoxin family protein; translation: MTISRKRLEELENIPESAIDTSDIPELDANFWAKAKLVTPRTKQAISLRVDSEVLDWFKSQGKGYQSLMNAVLRSYVEHHAKSRE